The following proteins come from a genomic window of Apium graveolens cultivar Ventura unplaced genomic scaffold, ASM990537v1 ctg7135, whole genome shotgun sequence:
- the LOC141703868 gene encoding mitochondrial metalloendopeptidase OMA1-like, with product MKLENLCNLDHYVIPSPSAAASGISTSLKRSSYFLLSLGALRHYHNHGRLIVKPAQIRLYKRPLTQCIKHLYRHRNSYMLGLGVIVLVSCWETVPYSKRRHLVIIPASKDKRFGDYLSKNQDEDKILPLDHPHSVRVRSISNKILQALQSDLKIKQMSGFEFGSMNNNVNFDEKDVKLPWWRRTKFSTRHLEGLNWEIVVSDNYSCGAYCRSGGRIVVYKGLLQLLKSDAEIAAVIGHEVAHVVARHSAERRTTKLLFLIRMLIIPLGSSAEVKKLGKLILNPIRQRNEMEADYIGLLLMASAGYDPRVAPKMYEMLGHDDSFESNSHPSGKKIRGAVKARSDGRSND from the exons ATGAAGCTCGAAAATCTCTGTAATCTTGATCATTATGTCATTCCATCTCCATCAGCTGCTGCTTCAGGAATCAGTACTTCACTGAAACGGAGTTCGTATTTTCTCTTATCACTTGGTGCTTTAAGGCATTATCACAACCACGGAAGACTTATCGTGAAGCCTGCGCAAATTAGGCTTTACAAGAGACCGTTAACGCAATGCATCAAACATTTATATCGTCATAGAAATAGTTATATGCTTGGCTTAGGTGTTATTGTCCTGGTTAGCTGTTGGGAAACTGTACCTTACTCGAAACGCAGACACTTGGTAATAATTCCAGCTAGCAAAGACAAAAGATTCGGTGATTATCTTTCAAAAAACCAGGATGAAGATAAAATTCTTCCTTTGGATCATCCTCATAGTGTCCGAGTAAGGTCAATCTCGAATAAGATACTTCAGGCATTACAAAGCGACTTGAAGATTAAGCAGATGAGTGGTTTTGAATTTGGTTCAATGAATAATAATGTTAATTTTGATGAGAAGGATGTAAAACTGCCATGGTGGCGAAGAACTAAATTCTCCACCAGACATTTAGAGGGACTCAACTGGGAGATCGTTGTGTCGGATAACTATTCTTGTGGAGCCTATTGCCGATCAGGAGGAAGAATTGTGGTGTACAAAGGTTTGCTTCAACTTCTCAAGTCGGATGCAGAGATTGCTGCTGTCATTGGCCATGAG GTTGCGCATGTTGTTGCAAGGCATTCTGCTGAAAGACGTACAACGAAGTTGTTGTTTCTGATTCGAATGTTGATCATTCCGCTTGGCTCATCTGCAGAGGTCAAAAAGCTGGGAAAATTGATCCTCAATCCTATCCGTCAGAG AAATGAGATGGAAGCAGATTATATCGGGCTACTTCTGATGGCATCAGCTGGGTATGATCCTCGTGTGGCACCTAAGATGTACGAAATGCTTGGCCATGACGATTCTTTTGAATCAAACTCTCATCCATCTGGTAAAAAGATCCGAGGCGCTGTCAAAGCCAGAAGTGATGGAAGAAGCAATGACTAG
- the LOC141703869 gene encoding mitochondrial metalloendopeptidase OMA1-like, with product MKLENLCNLDHYVIPSPSAAASGISTSLKRSSYFLLSLGALRHYHNHGRLIVKPAQIRLYKRPLTQCIKHLYRHRNSYMLGLGVIVLVSCWETVPYSKRRHLVIIPASKDKRFGDYLSKNQDEDKILPLDHPHSVRVRSISNKILQALQSDLKIKQMSGFEFGSMNNNVNFDEKDVKLPWWRRTKFSTRHLEGLNWEIVVSDNYSCGAYCRSGGRIVVYKGLLQLLKSDAEIAAVIGHEVAHVVARHSAERRTTKLLFLIRMLIIPLGSSAEVKKLGKLILNPIRQRNEMEADYIGLLLMASAGYDPRVAPKMYEMLGHDDSFESNSHPSGKKRSEALSKPEVMEEAMTRFSKATERQRGID from the exons ATGAAGCTCGAAAATCTCTGTAATCTTGATCATTATGTCATTCCATCTCCATCAGCTGCTGCTTCAGGAATCAGTACTTCACTGAAACGGAGTTCGTATTTTCTCTTATCACTTGGTGCTTTAAGGCATTATCACAACCACGGAAGACTTATCGTGAAGCCTGCGCAAATTAGGCTTTACAAGAGACCGTTAACGCAATGCATCAAACATTTATATCGTCATAGAAATAGTTATATGCTTGGCTTAGGTGTTATTGTCCTGGTTAGCTGTTGGGAAACTGTACCTTACTCGAAACGCAGACACTTGGTAATAATTCCAGCTAGCAAAGACAAAAGATTCGGTGATTATCTTTCAAAAAACCAGGATGAAGATAAAATTCTTCCTTTGGATCATCCTCATAGTGTCCGAGTAAGGTCAATCTCGAATAAGATACTTCAGGCATTACAAAGCGACTTGAAGATTAAGCAGATGAGTGGTTTTGAATTTGGTTCAATGAATAATAATGTTAATTTTGATGAGAAGGATGTAAAACTGCCATGGTGGCGAAGAACTAAATTCTCCACCAGACATTTAGAGGGACTCAACTGGGAGATCGTTGTGTCGGATAACTATTCTTGTGGAGCCTATTGCCGATCAGGAGGAAGAATTGTGGTGTACAAAGGTTTGCTTCAACTTCTCAAGTCGGATGCAGAGATTGCTGCTGTCATTGGCCATGAG GTTGCGCATGTTGTTGCAAGGCATTCTGCTGAAAGACGTACAACGAAGTTGTTGTTTCTGATTCGAATGTTGATCATTCCGCTTGGCTCATCTGCAGAGGTCAAAAAGCTGGGAAAATTGATCCTCAATCCTATCCGTCAGAG AAATGAGATGGAAGCAGATTATATCGGGCTACTTCTGATGGCATCAGCTGGGTATGATCCTCGTGTGGCACCTAAGATGTACGAAATGCTTGGCCATGACGATTCTTTTGAATCAAACTCTCATCCATCTGGTAAAAAGAGATCCGAGGCGCTGTCAAAGCCAGAAGTGATGGAAGAAGCAATGACTAGATTCTCGAAAGCCACTGAGAGACAACGAGGTATAGATTAA